A single window of Candidatus Rhabdochlamydia oedothoracis DNA harbors:
- a CDS encoding TraB/GumN family protein yields the protein MIIEKWAKLEGNYFNDQLEYTKNKSDKLILSDLFQRTITEIKSIEAEVSLEIIIPAFQQINKCFRERNSEKELSSIVSSYESLIELLVSKTAKAYEGNYRKLADQSLKFKNNDQDIEADFLNKCLESMQNNMEKYSMPKGIIYEIINEKGFTGYLIGTIHFLNFSYLETNAPWLLERIKDSSELITEIGTSYQNLPIDELECIRPTMDIGLSELAIENKTDLLGFETLEWQKSFFSPTQKLTQLTDYPKNFSPYLLDRYNHTSIQQIYESIEAWQHGNIDELKLITTKLVGPAAKQVAFKERNKKWLSEPTINVIERLENMEKPISIAVGAGHLVGKTGFIKALEATGKFQIKKIDMALLTSVLDRT from the coding sequence ATGATAATAGAAAAATGGGCAAAATTAGAAGGAAACTACTTTAACGATCAATTAGAATATACAAAAAACAAATCAGATAAACTAATCTTATCTGATCTTTTTCAAAGAACTATTACAGAAATTAAAAGTATTGAAGCGGAAGTTTCTTTAGAAATTATTATACCCGCTTTTCAACAAATAAATAAGTGCTTTAGAGAGAGAAATTCTGAGAAAGAACTTTCTTCTATAGTCTCTTCTTATGAAAGTTTAATCGAACTTTTGGTTTCTAAAACAGCAAAAGCATATGAGGGTAATTACCGAAAACTTGCAGATCAAAGTCTCAAGTTTAAAAATAATGATCAGGATATAGAAGCAGATTTTTTAAATAAATGTTTGGAATCCATGCAAAATAATATGGAAAAGTATTCAATGCCCAAAGGCATTATATATGAAATCATAAATGAAAAAGGCTTTACTGGGTATTTAATTGGAACTATACATTTCCTCAATTTTTCTTATCTTGAAACAAATGCACCTTGGTTACTCGAAAGAATCAAAGATTCTAGCGAATTGATTACTGAAATAGGAACTAGTTATCAAAACCTTCCAATAGATGAATTAGAATGCATACGACCTACAATGGACATAGGTTTATCTGAGTTAGCAATAGAAAATAAGACAGACTTACTGGGCTTTGAGACATTAGAATGGCAAAAAAGTTTTTTCTCGCCTACGCAAAAACTCACTCAATTAACGGACTACCCTAAAAATTTTTCCCCCTATTTGTTAGATAGATATAATCATACTTCGATTCAACAAATATATGAATCAATAGAAGCGTGGCAACATGGTAATATAGATGAACTGAAACTAATAACTACTAAACTAGTTGGGCCAGCGGCTAAACAAGTAGCTTTTAAAGAAAGAAACAAAAAATGGCTTTCAGAGCCTACCATTAACGTGATAGAAAGACTGGAAAATATGGAAAAGCCTATTTCTATAGCCGTAGGAGCTGGTCATCTTGTAGGTAAAACAGGATTTATTAAAGCTCTAGAAGCTACAGGAAAATTTCAAATAAAAAAAATTGATATGGCACTTTTAACAAGTGTTTTAGACAGAACTTGA
- a CDS encoding IS30 family transposase encodes MIFNNQTQGETLPKGYHHLTYDQRCQIYILKARGDTSSSIANILKVHHSTISRELKRNKGQRGYRHQQAQEKAFLRKNSQPNKKMTPQIVTRIEEKIKLQWSPIQISGWLKRHGKEHVSHETIYNHIWKDKRQGGQLYRELRHRGKKYNKQRKGASGRGNMPGRIDIKQRPCIVEKKTRLGDWELDTVIGAGHKGVIVSMVERTSKLTKLAKVSHKTAEEVSQALIEQLKPIKDFVHTLTADNGKEFAYHQMVSFELETDFYFATPYHSWERGLNEHTNGLVRQYFPKTQSFLDTTSKDIERVETLLNNRPRKALNFETPLEVFTRLSTNMLCSGAQ; translated from the coding sequence GTGATTTTTAACAATCAAACACAAGGAGAGACCTTGCCTAAAGGCTACCATCACCTAACCTATGACCAAAGATGTCAGATTTATATTTTAAAAGCTAGAGGAGATACATCTAGCTCAATAGCAAACATTCTAAAAGTTCATCATAGCACTATTAGTAGGGAACTTAAGAGAAATAAAGGGCAACGAGGATACCGTCATCAGCAAGCTCAAGAAAAAGCATTTCTTAGAAAAAATTCTCAGCCCAATAAAAAAATGACTCCTCAAATAGTTACCCGTATTGAAGAAAAAATCAAGTTGCAATGGAGCCCTATACAAATATCCGGATGGCTTAAAAGACATGGTAAAGAACATGTTAGTCATGAGACCATCTATAATCATATCTGGAAAGATAAACGACAGGGAGGACAGCTTTATAGAGAGCTCCGTCATCGAGGGAAAAAATATAACAAGCAGAGAAAGGGAGCTTCTGGAAGAGGGAACATGCCTGGTCGTATAGATATTAAGCAACGGCCTTGTATTGTAGAAAAAAAGACTCGTTTAGGAGACTGGGAACTAGATACAGTCATAGGGGCAGGACATAAAGGCGTAATTGTATCAATGGTAGAAAGAACTTCCAAGCTAACTAAGCTCGCCAAAGTTTCTCATAAAACTGCAGAGGAAGTAAGTCAAGCGTTAATTGAACAACTTAAACCTATCAAAGATTTTGTACACACATTAACAGCAGACAACGGAAAAGAATTTGCCTATCACCAAATGGTTAGTTTCGAGCTAGAGACAGACTTCTACTTTGCAACGCCCTACCATTCTTGGGAAAGAGGCTTAAATGAGCATACAAACGGACTAGTTAGGCAATATTTTCCTAAAACACAAAGCTTTTTAGATACGACTTCCAAGGATATAGAAAGGGTGGAAACTTTACTAAATAACAGACCTAGAAAGGCTCTCAACTTCGAAACTCCACTAGAAGTGTTTACGAGATTATCTACAAACATGCTATGCTCGGGTGCACAATAG
- a CDS encoding FtsW/RodA/SpoVE family cell cycle protein yields the protein MWDHRYLSRLDFRMIPIILVLMVISVLVIASMTGANFDEEETTVFTIRVMKQIRFFIIGWIVYFIIAALDYRKFKEWVWLFYLAILILLIGLFFIPKIHNVQRWYRIPGIPFDVQPSEGAKLVVIMALSLYLENHKRHIQYICIPYQALLIVLVPFFLILKQPDLGTALVLYPIAIILFYLGGVRKKVIKVMSYLALFALGCVSLVFFNILSHEQIRPYATKVLKEYQYERLNPNTYHQRASQTATALGSWTGSGWRNSDFSGKQWLPAAHTDSVFAAFSEEFGVIGVFFLLLFFSGLIYFGFQVTAIANDDFGRLLSAGITAYLAIHMIINMGMMCGFLPITGVPLLLITYGGSSVISTMAALGILQSIYSRRFMF from the coding sequence ATGTGGGATCATCGGTATTTAAGTCGCCTTGATTTTAGAATGATTCCCATTATATTGGTTTTAATGGTAATTAGCGTTCTGGTTATTGCTTCTATGACCGGTGCTAATTTTGATGAAGAAGAGACTACTGTATTTACCATACGGGTCATGAAGCAAATACGATTTTTTATTATCGGCTGGATTGTCTATTTTATAATTGCTGCATTAGACTATCGTAAATTTAAGGAATGGGTATGGCTTTTTTATTTAGCAATACTCATCCTACTGATAGGACTTTTTTTTATTCCTAAGATACATAATGTGCAAAGATGGTATAGAATTCCCGGTATTCCTTTTGATGTACAGCCATCTGAAGGAGCAAAATTGGTGGTGATAATGGCTTTGAGTTTATATTTGGAGAATCATAAGAGGCATATCCAATATATATGTATTCCTTACCAAGCTTTATTAATTGTCCTTGTTCCTTTTTTTTTGATTTTAAAACAACCCGATTTAGGCACAGCTCTTGTTTTATATCCTATTGCAATTATTTTATTTTATTTAGGAGGAGTGCGAAAAAAAGTGATTAAAGTTATGTCTTATTTGGCATTATTTGCTTTGGGTTGTGTGAGTTTGGTTTTTTTTAATATTTTATCCCATGAGCAGATCCGTCCTTATGCAACTAAGGTTTTAAAGGAATATCAATATGAAAGACTTAATCCAAATACCTATCATCAGAGAGCTTCTCAAACAGCAACTGCATTAGGATCTTGGACTGGTAGTGGTTGGCGTAATAGCGATTTTTCTGGCAAACAGTGGCTACCCGCTGCTCATACAGATTCTGTATTTGCTGCTTTTTCTGAAGAATTTGGTGTAATAGGAGTATTTTTCTTGCTGCTCTTTTTTTCTGGATTGATCTATTTTGGATTTCAGGTAACTGCAATAGCAAATGATGATTTTGGACGCTTGCTATCTGCAGGAATTACAGCTTATTTAGCTATACATATGATTATTAATATGGGGATGATGTGTGGCTTTTTACCTATTACCGGAGTGCCTTTGCTATTGATTACTTACGGTGGATCATCGGTAATTTCGACAATGGCAGCTTTAGGAATCTTACAAAGTATTTATAGCAGAAGGTTTATGTTTTAA
- a CDS encoding biotin--[acetyl-CoA-carboxylase] ligase — protein MDLSVKPKFDYIHFATIDSTSSWTKKNTALLNQNHITVITANQQTKGYGRFKRDWISPPGNIYATLFFTLPLDYSYLINLGQILALACNHVLESKEFPLQLKWPNDLLLGGKKIAGILVEILRSEKLEIVLGMGLNVNMNKEHLKNVDQKATSLMLFSKKTWGLSSILNPILYTFYNYLRLLSSSGFTHFQPIYQKLLAFQGKEIVCQLRNQKIQGICHSINPDGTLNLQLPSGSMISLNAAEISTS, from the coding sequence ATGGATCTATCTGTTAAGCCAAAATTTGACTATATCCATTTTGCAACAATTGATTCTACAAGCAGCTGGACTAAAAAAAATACGGCTCTTTTAAATCAGAATCACATAACTGTCATTACCGCTAATCAACAGACGAAAGGGTACGGCAGATTTAAACGCGACTGGATTTCTCCTCCTGGAAATATCTATGCAACCTTATTTTTTACACTTCCTTTAGATTACTCTTATCTTATAAATCTAGGGCAAATTTTAGCATTAGCTTGCAACCATGTTTTAGAAAGCAAAGAATTCCCTCTACAACTTAAATGGCCAAATGACCTCTTGCTCGGGGGAAAAAAAATAGCAGGCATTTTAGTAGAGATCCTTCGTTCTGAAAAGCTGGAAATTGTACTTGGAATGGGCCTTAATGTAAACATGAACAAAGAGCATTTGAAAAATGTAGATCAAAAAGCTACCTCTTTAATGCTCTTTAGTAAAAAAACATGGGGACTAAGTAGTATTTTAAATCCTATTTTATATACATTTTATAACTATCTCAGACTACTTTCTTCTTCTGGATTTACTCATTTTCAACCCATTTACCAAAAACTGCTCGCTTTTCAAGGTAAAGAGATTGTCTGCCAATTAAGGAATCAAAAAATACAAGGAATCTGTCATTCCATAAACCCTGATGGCACGCTGAACTTGCAACTCCCTTCTGGTTCTATGATCTCTCTTAATGCTGCAGAAATCTCTACTTCTTAA
- a CDS encoding IS630 family transposase — MAFYKERNAEARAEYLKKIEAISPEKRVYLDQSGISQYVHRQYARSARGKQIFGGISGKRFGRQSVISALQGKKLLAPMCFEGTCNTDLFNVWLKQELIPNLTHGQVLILDNASFHKSKTTRTLIEESGYEMLFLPPYSPDLNPIEKYWANMKTKIRELLPTVANLSEALDQAVLSMSI, encoded by the coding sequence ATTGCGTTTTATAAGGAAAGGAATGCGGAAGCAAGAGCGGAATATCTAAAAAAGATAGAAGCAATTTCTCCTGAAAAAAGGGTCTATTTGGATCAGAGCGGAATCAGTCAATATGTGCATAGGCAATATGCGAGGAGCGCGAGGGGAAAACAAATATTTGGAGGAATTTCAGGAAAACGATTTGGTAGACAGAGTGTAATTTCGGCACTACAAGGGAAGAAATTGCTGGCACCGATGTGTTTTGAAGGAACTTGCAATACGGATCTATTTAATGTATGGCTAAAACAGGAATTGATTCCAAATTTGACTCATGGCCAAGTTTTGATTCTCGATAACGCGAGCTTTCATAAATCAAAGACAACTAGAACATTGATAGAGGAAAGTGGATACGAAATGCTCTTTCTCCCGCCTTATTCACCGGACTTAAATCCTATCGAAAAATATTGGGCCAATATGAAAACGAAAATCCGAGAACTTTTACCTACTGTAGCTAATTTATCCGAAGCCTTAGATCAAGCTGTTTTATCAATGTCGATTTAA
- a CDS encoding IS630 transposase-related protein, with translation MPKPYSMDLRKRVLQYLEENNDKMKASQLFQVGIATVYRWVKRKKQRGNVEPLKKKSTYKKIDDQRLIAYVEKNPDHFLSEIAKHFGLTLQAIFYALKRLKITRKKRLRFIRKGMRKQERNI, from the coding sequence ATGCCTAAACCTTATTCAATGGATCTAAGAAAACGAGTGCTTCAATACCTAGAAGAAAATAACGACAAAATGAAGGCCAGCCAGCTATTTCAAGTTGGGATTGCAACTGTCTACCGATGGGTAAAGCGTAAGAAACAAAGAGGAAACGTAGAACCTCTAAAAAAGAAAAGCACTTATAAGAAAATTGATGATCAGAGATTAATCGCTTATGTAGAAAAAAACCCCGATCATTTTTTATCAGAGATTGCAAAGCATTTTGGTTTGACTTTGCAAGCAATCTTTTACGCTTTGAAAAGACTCAAGATCACAAGAAAAAAAAGATTGCGTTTTATAAGGAAAGGAATGCGGAAGCAAGAGCGGAATATCTAA
- a CDS encoding NifU family protein → MIESHLWMQYSKRLAQKIEKPLHVGAFSLVEAQSKGMRLAVGTQGNYQLGQWIKIYLLVDESDGVIADAKFQMFGPSCLIGALEAACEVLMRKNYDQAALLNADLIDKQVRDKSQIPAFPESAFSYLKFVIDAIADAVQSCRDIVLPDNYVPTPLTSLLHNQEEYPGWKELSHEQKIAILEMVIANDIRPYIELDAGGIEIKELSLDNQVIIAYQGACTSCPSAIGSTLQAIEEILQAKVYSGLSVKPDLSLLNY, encoded by the coding sequence ATGATAGAAAGTCATCTCTGGATGCAATATAGTAAACGTCTTGCGCAAAAAATTGAAAAGCCTTTGCATGTAGGCGCATTTTCTCTTGTAGAAGCACAATCTAAAGGGATGAGATTAGCTGTCGGAACACAGGGTAATTATCAACTAGGACAGTGGATTAAAATTTACTTGCTTGTAGATGAGAGCGATGGTGTTATTGCTGATGCAAAATTTCAGATGTTTGGTCCTTCTTGCTTAATTGGTGCTCTAGAAGCTGCCTGTGAAGTTTTAATGCGCAAAAATTACGATCAGGCAGCTCTTTTAAACGCGGATTTAATTGATAAGCAAGTACGCGATAAGAGTCAGATTCCTGCTTTTCCTGAATCTGCTTTTTCTTATTTAAAGTTTGTCATTGATGCAATTGCAGATGCAGTACAGTCTTGTAGAGATATTGTTCTTCCAGATAATTATGTACCAACCCCTTTGACTTCCCTTTTACATAATCAAGAGGAATACCCTGGATGGAAAGAGCTTAGTCATGAGCAAAAAATAGCTATATTAGAAATGGTAATTGCAAATGATATTCGCCCTTACATAGAATTAGACGCAGGTGGAATTGAGATTAAGGAACTCAGTTTGGATAATCAAGTGATTATTGCTTATCAAGGGGCTTGTACTTCTTGTCCTTCTGCAATAGGATCAACATTGCAAGCTATTGAAGAAATTTTGCAAGCAAAGGTATATTCTGGTTTATCGGTTAAACCAGATCTTTCCTTATTAAATTATTAA
- a CDS encoding cysteine desulfurase family protein yields MIYLDHHSATKPSLSAIERMLVFFKNDWGDPLAPHFMGQQMVVSMKKNTKRFADLLGLNPQDRIFCFQNRLEALSHLAFSHYRNTVYQTGKNQILTTNIEDRGSLEIWRELENIGCICRQIEVNEQGQITQEILDKALLPKVSILSLSWANSMTGVIHPVADLAELCKERGILLHVDASSVLGKVHLCLRDLPIDFLTLEGSLIQAPRGTSVMIVKEHALFSCSQQPMPASLACLVAAVEENIALFESICLETARLRDEFEEKISLQISDAKILFTHVERLPNCSVIAFPAIHAEALLYLLNRKGIFASIGSGQYQSLSQILIKCHIAPDSAYTAISFSLSYETTEEQIQVAVCIIVDCVRQLKKMTLLGDAL; encoded by the coding sequence ATGATATATCTTGATCATCATAGCGCTACAAAGCCTTCTCTATCCGCTATTGAAAGAATGCTCGTATTTTTTAAAAATGATTGGGGAGACCCTTTGGCACCTCATTTCATGGGACAGCAGATGGTAGTTTCTATGAAGAAGAATACTAAACGTTTTGCTGATTTATTAGGATTAAACCCCCAAGACCGCATTTTTTGTTTTCAAAACCGTCTAGAAGCGCTATCTCATTTGGCATTTTCTCATTACCGAAATACGGTTTATCAGACCGGTAAAAACCAAATTTTAACGACTAATATAGAAGATAGGGGGTCTTTAGAAATTTGGCGGGAGTTAGAAAATATAGGGTGTATATGTAGACAAATTGAGGTCAATGAGCAAGGACAAATCACTCAAGAGATATTAGATAAAGCTTTACTTCCTAAAGTTTCTATTTTAAGTTTATCCTGGGCAAATTCTATGACTGGTGTCATCCACCCAGTGGCTGATTTAGCGGAGCTGTGTAAAGAAAGAGGCATTCTTTTGCATGTGGATGCAAGCTCTGTATTAGGGAAGGTTCATCTTTGTTTGCGCGATCTTCCTATTGATTTTTTGACTTTAGAAGGATCTTTGATCCAGGCACCTCGAGGAACTTCTGTCATGATTGTTAAAGAGCATGCTTTATTTTCCTGCTCACAGCAACCAATGCCCGCTTCCTTAGCTTGTTTAGTAGCGGCTGTTGAAGAAAATATTGCTCTTTTTGAATCTATTTGCTTAGAAACCGCAAGACTGCGCGATGAATTTGAAGAAAAGATCTCTCTGCAAATCAGCGATGCCAAAATTCTCTTTACCCATGTAGAGCGACTACCTAATTGCTCTGTTATTGCCTTTCCAGCCATCCATGCAGAAGCGCTTTTGTATTTGCTAAACCGTAAAGGGATATTTGCTTCTATAGGATCCGGGCAGTATCAATCGCTTTCTCAAATACTGATTAAATGTCATATTGCACCTGATTCAGCTTATACGGCAATCAGCTTTAGCCTTTCTTATGAAACAACAGAAGAGCAAATACAAGTAGCTGTTTGTATCATTGTAGACTGTGTAAGGCAATTAAAAAAAATGACTCTTTTAGGAGATGCCTTATGA
- a CDS encoding 2,3-bisphosphoglycerate-dependent phosphoglycerate mutase, producing MSKKATLIMMRHGQSEWNKHNLFTGWVDIPLSQKGIEEAIEAGKKIAHIPIDYIFTSTLFRAQMTATISMAYHQSGKVPYFIEPEKNKPEEWSQIHDENVKKHCIPVVKAWQLNERMYGDLQGLNKQKTIEQFGKEQVQKWRRSFDIPPPEGESLAMTAERTIPYFKKHMLPILEQGKNVLIAAHGNSLRSIVMYLDHLSKEQVVELELATGEPLFYTFMHNTWEKNDIS from the coding sequence ATGTCAAAAAAAGCTACTTTAATCATGATGCGTCATGGACAATCGGAATGGAATAAGCACAATTTATTTACTGGATGGGTGGATATTCCTTTAAGCCAGAAGGGAATTGAAGAGGCAATTGAAGCTGGTAAAAAAATTGCTCATATTCCTATCGATTATATTTTTACTTCTACGTTGTTTAGGGCACAAATGACTGCGACGATTTCGATGGCGTATCATCAATCGGGTAAAGTTCCTTATTTTATAGAGCCAGAAAAAAATAAACCGGAAGAATGGTCTCAAATCCACGATGAAAATGTAAAAAAGCATTGTATACCCGTTGTAAAGGCGTGGCAATTAAATGAGAGAATGTACGGAGACTTACAGGGCTTAAATAAGCAAAAAACGATTGAGCAGTTTGGAAAAGAACAAGTACAAAAATGGCGCAGAAGTTTTGATATTCCCCCTCCAGAAGGGGAGAGTTTAGCTATGACAGCTGAGCGCACAATACCTTATTTTAAAAAACACATGTTACCTATCTTGGAACAAGGGAAAAACGTTTTAATTGCAGCTCATGGAAATTCTTTACGTTCGATTGTGATGTATCTAGATCATTTGTCTAAAGAGCAGGTAGTGGAATTGGAGCTTGCTACAGGGGAACCTCTCTTTTATACTTTTATGCATAATACTTGGGAAAAAAATGATATATCTTGA
- a CDS encoding transposase: MLKLVSQDKEVQRLMTIPGVGPVTALTYKTEIFDPTRFNDSKSVGAYLGMTPKQYASGEVQRQGRISKCGSSELRSLLVEAGIVMLTRSKKWSKLKAWGLKIMRKKGMKKAALAVGRKLSVIMHKMLIEQKEFIYGEPKAA, from the coding sequence ATGCTTAAGCTGGTCAGTCAAGATAAAGAAGTACAACGGCTTATGACAATCCCTGGCGTAGGACCTGTAACAGCATTAACCTATAAAACAGAAATTTTTGATCCCACTCGTTTTAACGATTCTAAATCAGTAGGAGCCTATCTTGGTATGACGCCTAAACAGTATGCCTCCGGAGAGGTGCAAAGACAGGGAAGAATTTCAAAATGTGGATCCAGTGAACTTAGATCTCTATTAGTTGAAGCCGGAATAGTAATGCTGACACGAAGTAAGAAATGGAGCAAGCTAAAAGCTTGGGGATTAAAAATCATGAGAAAAAAAGGAATGAAGAAAGCCGCCTTAGCAGTAGGTAGAAAGTTATCCGTAATTATGCATAAGATGCTGATTGAACAAAAAGAATTTATTTACGGTGAGCCAAAGGCAGCTTAA
- a CDS encoding transposase family protein has translation MNKKRLPLRHIQKHSGLTPQPDLKLIQSLDTITDPRGVSCNFIHPFITILFITIVCSLCGADDWEAIVLQDHSMKE, from the coding sequence ATGAATAAAAAACGATTACCACTCAGGCACATTCAAAAACATTCAGGATTGACTCCTCAGCCTGATCTTAAACTTATTCAAAGTCTTGATACCATTACTGATCCTAGAGGAGTATCCTGCAATTTTATTCATCCTTTTATAACGATACTTTTTATCACAATCGTTTGTTCTTTGTGTGGTGCTGATGATTGGGAAGCTATTGTGTTACAGGACCATTCAATGAAAGAATAG
- a CDS encoding pseudouridine synthase, which produces MEDKKRLSKVLAAAGVASRRASEELIFKGRVTVNDEVILVPQTLVCAQKDQICVDNEPIQAEGKKVYYLLNKPHGFICSNAPLGTKKRVVDLFAHLPYRLFTIGRLDRDTTGLLLVTNDGHFANKVIHPSSNIQKEYLIKTLQEVTDLHLKQISKGIFIEGSFIKPIRVVKVRKGTLKIVVKEGKKREVRLLVQAANLEILELCRIRIGGLLLGSIAEGDFRSMSETEKQIIFQSSDL; this is translated from the coding sequence ATGGAAGATAAAAAACGTTTAAGCAAGGTCCTTGCTGCAGCTGGAGTAGCTTCTCGAAGAGCTTCGGAAGAATTAATTTTTAAAGGTAGAGTGACCGTTAATGACGAGGTCATACTTGTTCCTCAAACCCTTGTTTGCGCGCAAAAAGATCAAATTTGTGTGGATAATGAGCCAATCCAAGCTGAAGGGAAAAAAGTTTATTACCTTTTAAACAAACCCCATGGCTTTATTTGTTCCAATGCTCCTTTAGGAACAAAAAAAAGAGTTGTCGATTTATTCGCTCATCTTCCTTATCGTCTATTTACCATTGGACGATTAGATAGAGATACAACCGGGCTCTTATTAGTGACTAATGATGGACATTTTGCAAATAAGGTGATCCATCCATCTTCTAATATTCAAAAAGAATATTTAATCAAAACACTACAAGAAGTGACCGATTTGCATCTAAAGCAAATCTCTAAAGGAATTTTTATAGAAGGGTCCTTTATAAAACCTATACGAGTGGTAAAAGTACGTAAGGGCACATTAAAAATTGTAGTTAAAGAAGGAAAGAAGCGAGAGGTTCGCTTGCTTGTACAAGCAGCAAATCTTGAGATTTTAGAATTATGTCGCATTCGCATCGGTGGGTTGCTCCTAGGCTCCATTGCCGAAGGCGATTTTCGGTCCATGTCAGAAACAGAAAAGCAGATTATTTTTCAATCTTCTGATCTTTGA
- a CDS encoding TIGR00153 family protein has product MLNIARLFGKSPFAPLQTHMKKVAHCVEKLSQMFANLGKKDAEKIAKAAHEISRLEHEADLAKNDIRNHLPKSIFLPIDRAQFLDILSIQDDISDKAEDIATLLTLSPLEECNGFLPQVQNFFYKNEEVFKHSKRIIEEIDELLESSFGGIEAEKVKTMVEETAYLEHEASKMQHVLTKELFTKAHSLSNAGFYLWVSLIEEIAKISHLSESLANRIRMVLELK; this is encoded by the coding sequence ATGCTTAACATCGCACGCCTTTTTGGCAAGTCTCCCTTCGCTCCCCTGCAAACCCACATGAAAAAAGTAGCTCACTGTGTGGAAAAGCTCTCACAGATGTTTGCTAATTTAGGAAAAAAAGATGCAGAAAAGATTGCAAAAGCAGCCCATGAAATTTCTCGTCTTGAACACGAAGCTGATCTAGCCAAAAATGATATCCGTAACCATCTTCCCAAGAGTATCTTTTTACCTATTGATCGGGCACAATTCCTCGATATTTTATCTATCCAAGATGATATATCCGATAAGGCAGAAGACATTGCTACCCTACTTACTTTAAGCCCTCTAGAAGAATGCAATGGATTTCTTCCACAAGTACAAAACTTTTTTTATAAAAATGAAGAAGTGTTTAAGCATTCTAAGCGTATCATTGAGGAGATCGATGAATTACTGGAATCTTCTTTTGGGGGAATTGAAGCAGAAAAAGTAAAAACAATGGTAGAAGAAACCGCCTATCTCGAACATGAAGCAAGCAAAATGCAGCATGTACTCACAAAAGAGTTGTTCACTAAAGCTCATTCTCTTTCTAATGCAGGTTTCTATTTATGGGTAAGCTTGATTGAAGAAATAGCAAAAATCTCTCATCTTTCCGAGAGCTTAGCAAACCGCATTAGAATGGTCCTAGAACTAAAATAA